Proteins encoded within one genomic window of Clostridia bacterium:
- a CDS encoding YncE family protein, which produces MPQARGLPSLLELPGGDPSFAYVAGFDADNLTAVNVTNDAIESSIALPAGGFPLFAAVRPGGREVYVTVDNLDTVAVIDTAQNAVVATIQLPSGSDPAGVAFSPDGSRAFVANNTAVGSVSVIDTATRTLVGSPIPVGSFPVGLAVTPDGSRVYVANFSSNSVSVIDAATLQVVDTIAGLQGPAGVAVSPDGSRVYVPNSSGGTLAVIRTAANTIVDTVSLPGAVKPAFIALTPDGARAYITNEDSGDVSVVDLAAGLQTSTIPTGDFPFGVAASSDGTRVYVTNLDSDTMSVISTQTDSIIDTVTFPGLTGPAGIAITPCPVGTGPYTGPGTAPGTGPGTAPGSGPGTGVGVSFPPPPPCTMPGTDEDTGAGTGPFTGPGTAPGTGPGTWD; this is translated from the coding sequence GTGCCCCAGGCGCGAGGCTTGCCCAGCCTCCTCGAGCTCCCGGGCGGGGATCCCTCGTTCGCATATGTGGCTGGCTTTGACGCGGACAACCTGACGGCGGTCAACGTGACCAACGACGCGATCGAGTCGTCCATCGCGCTACCCGCTGGCGGCTTCCCGCTCTTCGCGGCGGTTCGGCCCGGAGGGCGCGAGGTCTACGTGACGGTGGACAACCTGGACACGGTGGCGGTGATCGACACCGCCCAAAACGCGGTGGTCGCAACGATCCAATTGCCAAGCGGAAGCGATCCGGCTGGCGTCGCATTCTCCCCGGACGGAAGCCGCGCGTTCGTCGCGAACAACACGGCGGTCGGCAGCGTGTCCGTGATCGACACTGCGACGCGCACCCTTGTCGGCTCGCCGATTCCGGTCGGCAGCTTCCCGGTGGGTCTCGCCGTGACGCCGGACGGATCTCGTGTCTACGTGGCCAACTTCTCCTCGAACAGCGTGTCGGTCATCGATGCGGCGACGCTGCAGGTCGTCGACACCATCGCAGGCCTGCAGGGGCCCGCGGGCGTCGCGGTGTCGCCCGACGGCAGCCGCGTGTACGTGCCGAACTCCTCGGGCGGCACGCTGGCCGTCATCCGCACCGCGGCGAACACCATCGTGGATACCGTCAGCCTTCCGGGGGCGGTGAAACCTGCCTTCATTGCGCTGACCCCCGACGGAGCCCGCGCCTACATCACGAACGAGGACTCCGGGGACGTGTCGGTGGTCGATCTGGCGGCCGGACTGCAGACATCGACGATTCCGACGGGCGACTTTCCGTTCGGCGTCGCCGCGTCCAGCGACGGCACCCGGGTTTACGTCACGAACCTCGACTCGGACACCATGTCGGTGATCTCGACCCAGACGGACTCCATCATCGACACGGTGACGTTCCCGGGGCTGACCGGACCCGCCGGGATCGCGATCACCCCATGCCCTGTGGGCACCGGACCGTACACGGGGCCGGGCACCGCGCCGGGCACCGGCCCAGGGACCGCCCCCGGCAGCGGGCCAGGCACGGGGGTCGGCGTGTCGTTCCCCCCGCCGCCACCGTGCACGATGCCCGGCACGGACGAGGACACGGGCGCCGGCACGGGCCCGTTCACGGGGCCGGGGACCGCACCCGGAACCGGCCCCGGCACGTGGGATTGA
- the ypdA gene encoding YpdA family putative bacillithiol disulfide reductase, with the protein MTVFRSGEDSVVLDLAIVGAGPCGLAVGVAARAAGLDYVVFDKGGVVDALTRMPLNVVFSSTPDRLEIGGVPFITQGVRPTRSELLAYYRSVALRLELRLALYTEVRGIRREDGRFRLFTRRTLTGREDVVEARGVVVATGYFDTPNRLGVPGEDLPKVSHYFTHGHPYFGLDVAVIGGQNSAVEAALELWRAGARVTLIHRGPDLSPKVKPWVLPDIRGRLEKGEIAALFNARVVRIEPEAVVVDVAGEERRLPNDFVFALIGYHAASPLLEALGVERDPETGVPLHNPDTMETNVPGVYLAGVTAAGWDANKIFIENGREHGERIVAHLTGRRAAAPAGMGAGDPS; encoded by the coding sequence ATGACTGTGTTCCGCAGTGGGGAGGACAGCGTCGTGCTCGACTTGGCGATTGTCGGCGCCGGACCCTGCGGGTTGGCCGTGGGCGTCGCGGCGCGGGCAGCCGGCCTCGACTACGTCGTCTTCGACAAGGGCGGAGTGGTCGACGCCCTGACCCGCATGCCGCTGAACGTCGTCTTCAGCAGCACGCCGGACCGGCTGGAGATCGGCGGCGTGCCGTTCATCACGCAGGGCGTCCGGCCGACTCGATCCGAGCTGCTGGCGTATTATCGCTCGGTCGCCCTGCGGCTGGAGTTGCGCCTTGCGCTCTACACCGAGGTGCGCGGCATCCGCCGGGAGGACGGCCGTTTCCGCCTCTTCACGCGGCGCACGCTGACCGGCCGTGAGGACGTGGTCGAAGCCCGCGGGGTGGTCGTCGCCACGGGGTACTTCGACACGCCGAACCGGCTCGGCGTCCCGGGAGAGGACCTGCCGAAGGTGTCCCACTACTTCACGCACGGCCACCCGTACTTCGGGCTGGACGTGGCCGTGATCGGGGGGCAGAACTCGGCGGTGGAAGCCGCGCTGGAGCTGTGGCGCGCGGGCGCGCGGGTCACGCTCATTCACCGCGGTCCGGATCTCTCGCCGAAAGTGAAGCCGTGGGTGTTGCCGGACATCCGCGGGCGTCTTGAGAAGGGCGAGATCGCCGCGCTGTTCAACGCGCGGGTGGTCAGGATCGAGCCCGAGGCCGTCGTCGTCGATGTCGCCGGTGAGGAGCGGCGCCTTCCGAACGACTTCGTCTTTGCGCTGATCGGCTATCACGCCGCCTCCCCGCTCCTGGAGGCGCTCGGAGTCGAACGGGACCCGGAGACGGGCGTGCCTCTTCACAACCCGGACACCATGGAGACGAACGTGCCCGGCGTGTACCTTGCCGGCGTCACGGCGGCGGGGTGGGACGCGAACAAGATCTTCATCGAGAACGGCCGCGAGCACGGGGAGAGGATCGTGGCCCACCTGACCGGGCGCCGCGCGGCGGCGCCTGCGGGCATGGGGGCGGGTGACCCGTCGTAA
- the pheS gene encoding phenylalanine--tRNA ligase subunit alpha codes for MENTVDVRWQERLEEIRRSALEAIARARSMAELDEVRVATLGRKGEITAFLRGLSQYPPEERPRIGRVANEAREDVERALAEAAARIGREEEARRLVAETIDITLPGTPVATGHAHPLNLVIREIEDIFLSMGFELAEGPEIETDWYNFEALNVPKGHPARDMQDSFYMSAGILLRTHTSPMQIRFMQSRAPSLPVRMITVGRVYRRDDDATHSPMFTQVEGLLVDRGVHLGHLKWTLEEFARRVYGESARIRLRPSYFPFTEPSVEADVSCTICGGGGCRTCKGTGWLEILGAGMVHPRVIANGGYDPDEVSGFAFGMGPERIAMLKYGIDDLRLFFQNDLRFLEQF; via the coding sequence GTGGAGAACACGGTTGACGTCCGCTGGCAGGAGCGGCTGGAGGAGATCCGCCGGAGCGCCCTGGAGGCGATCGCGAGGGCCAGGTCCATGGCGGAACTCGACGAGGTGCGGGTCGCGACGCTCGGGCGGAAGGGGGAGATCACCGCGTTCCTGCGCGGCCTTTCGCAGTACCCTCCCGAAGAGCGTCCCCGCATCGGCCGCGTCGCCAACGAGGCGCGCGAGGACGTGGAGCGGGCGCTGGCCGAAGCCGCGGCGCGCATCGGCCGCGAGGAGGAGGCGCGCCGGCTGGTCGCGGAGACGATCGACATCACCCTGCCGGGCACGCCCGTCGCCACCGGCCACGCGCACCCGTTGAACCTCGTGATCCGCGAGATCGAGGACATCTTCCTCTCCATGGGGTTCGAGCTGGCGGAGGGGCCGGAGATCGAGACGGACTGGTACAATTTCGAGGCGCTCAACGTGCCCAAGGGTCACCCCGCGCGCGACATGCAGGACTCCTTCTACATGAGCGCCGGCATTCTCTTGCGCACGCACACCTCGCCCATGCAGATCCGCTTCATGCAGAGCCGGGCCCCGTCCCTGCCCGTGCGCATGATCACCGTCGGGCGCGTCTACCGCCGCGACGACGACGCCACCCACTCGCCGATGTTCACGCAGGTCGAGGGGCTGCTCGTCGACCGCGGCGTCCACCTCGGCCACCTCAAGTGGACGCTGGAGGAGTTCGCGCGCCGCGTCTACGGCGAGTCCGCGCGCATCCGCCTGCGGCCGTCCTACTTCCCGTTCACGGAGCCAAGCGTCGAGGCGGACGTGTCCTGCACCATCTGCGGGGGAGGCGGCTGCCGCACCTGCAAGGGGACGGGCTGGCTGGAGATCCTGGGGGCCGGCATGGTGCACCCGCGGGTGATCGCCAACGGTGGCTACGACCCGGACGAGGTGAGCGGCTTCGCCTTCGGCATGGGGCCGGAACGGATCGCCATGCTGAAGTACGGCATCGACGACCTGCGCCTGTTTTTCCAGAACGACCTCCGATTCCTTGAGCAGTTCTAG
- a CDS encoding NAD-dependent epimerase/dehydratase family protein: MHALVTGGAGFIGSHLVRRLVGEGHTVTVLDDLSTGQLRRLSSPGVRVVQGDVRDRAAVRTALQDADAVFHLAAVVGVPHAMAREWDSLTTNLLGTLNLLELTHKTETPIFIASSSAIYGKIAKGVVSEEDDVVLGNTHNPSWTYSYAKLVEELLARVAATDRRAKVKIGRFFNVIGPGQSDSYGMVVPRFIRKALRDEPLPVYGDGRQTRTFVDVEDAVDAALLVWERGEWGCAYNIGGQQEITILDLARKIIEMTNSKSEIQFIPYDVAFGPLFEETSRRMPSIGRIMALGYRPKRSLDESLAAVIDDIRAESERRDP, encoded by the coding sequence ATGCACGCTCTGGTCACTGGAGGCGCCGGTTTCATCGGGTCGCACTTGGTTCGTCGACTTGTCGGGGAAGGGCATACGGTCACCGTGTTGGATGACCTGAGCACAGGCCAGCTCCGCCGCCTCTCCTCTCCGGGCGTCCGCGTCGTGCAGGGGGACGTGCGCGACCGCGCCGCGGTCCGCACGGCGCTTCAGGACGCGGATGCGGTGTTCCACCTGGCGGCGGTCGTCGGCGTGCCGCATGCCATGGCGCGCGAGTGGGACAGCTTGACGACCAATCTTCTGGGCACGCTGAATCTTCTGGAGCTCACCCACAAGACCGAGACGCCGATCTTCATCGCGTCGTCGTCGGCCATTTACGGCAAGATCGCGAAAGGCGTCGTCTCCGAGGAGGACGACGTCGTTCTCGGCAACACGCACAACCCCTCGTGGACGTATTCGTACGCGAAGCTGGTCGAGGAACTCCTGGCGCGCGTGGCCGCCACCGATCGACGCGCGAAGGTGAAGATCGGCCGCTTTTTCAACGTGATCGGCCCCGGGCAATCGGACAGCTACGGGATGGTCGTGCCGCGGTTCATCCGGAAGGCGCTCCGGGACGAACCGCTGCCGGTGTATGGCGACGGGCGGCAGACGCGCACGTTCGTGGACGTGGAGGACGCGGTCGACGCCGCGCTGCTCGTCTGGGAGCGCGGCGAGTGGGGCTGCGCGTACAACATCGGCGGCCAGCAGGAGATCACGATCCTGGACCTGGCCCGCAAGATCATCGAGATGACGAACTCGAAGTCGGAAATCCAGTTCATCCCGTACGACGTGGCGTTCGGGCCCCTGTTCGAGGAAACGTCCCGCAGAATGCCCTCCATCGGGCGCATCATGGCGCTGGGCTATCGCCCGAAGCGGTCGCTTGACGAGTCGCTGGCCGCGGTGATCGACGACATCCGGGCGGAGAGCGAGCGTCGAGATCCGTGA
- a CDS encoding nucleotide sugar dehydrogenase, giving the protein MESNITSLLDKADEPTVSVVGLGYVGLPVALALVHAGFQVVGYDINQAHVDAILGGDPQVATVTDEELRDGLDTGRFLPTTDPDPLERCSAVIICVPSPLGRGGVPDPSAIRAASELVARKARPGVLVVLESTSYPGTTRELVLPPLQARLGEVGRDFFLAFVPERIDPGNAQYNLRNTPRIVGGITPACARRAAALYERFVPQCHLVSSPEVAETAKLLENAFRNINIAWVNELMAFCQEAGIDVDEVIQAASTKPFGYMPFWPGPGVGGECIPVDPRYLAWRARMLRSPLRLLETAMDINDQQPDVAVEQIVEALNQRGHAVNEALVLLLGVAYKPDTNDVRNAPALVIIDRLLNRGARVLYHDPHVPRLEIPGHGAKNSVQLHDELLEAADITVLLTRHPGLDYERVQRVSRRFLDLTHGTPAVMASDDDAAAADDQAGSAG; this is encoded by the coding sequence ATGGAATCGAACATCACCTCACTCTTGGACAAAGCAGACGAGCCCACTGTCAGCGTGGTCGGTCTCGGCTACGTCGGGCTTCCCGTCGCGCTCGCGCTGGTTCACGCGGGATTCCAGGTGGTCGGCTACGACATCAACCAGGCCCACGTGGACGCCATTCTGGGCGGCGATCCGCAGGTGGCCACGGTCACGGACGAGGAACTCCGTGACGGGCTCGACACCGGGCGTTTCCTGCCCACCACGGACCCCGATCCGCTGGAGCGGTGTTCGGCGGTGATCATCTGCGTGCCCTCGCCGCTCGGCCGGGGCGGCGTCCCCGATCCTTCGGCGATCCGCGCGGCCAGCGAACTGGTGGCGAGAAAGGCGCGCCCGGGCGTCCTGGTGGTGCTGGAGAGCACCAGCTATCCCGGGACGACGCGCGAACTCGTGCTGCCGCCGTTGCAGGCGCGGCTCGGCGAGGTCGGGCGGGACTTCTTCCTTGCGTTCGTGCCGGAGAGGATCGACCCGGGGAACGCTCAGTACAATCTGCGGAACACGCCGCGCATCGTCGGAGGCATCACGCCGGCGTGTGCCCGCCGCGCTGCGGCGCTGTACGAGCGCTTCGTGCCCCAGTGCCACCTCGTCTCCAGTCCTGAAGTCGCCGAGACGGCGAAGCTGCTGGAAAACGCGTTCCGCAACATCAACATCGCGTGGGTCAACGAGCTGATGGCGTTCTGCCAGGAGGCCGGCATCGACGTGGACGAAGTGATCCAGGCCGCGTCCACGAAGCCGTTCGGCTACATGCCGTTCTGGCCCGGTCCCGGCGTGGGCGGCGAGTGCATTCCCGTGGACCCGCGGTACCTGGCCTGGCGCGCGCGCATGCTGCGGTCGCCGCTCCGGCTCCTGGAGACGGCGATGGACATCAACGACCAGCAACCGGACGTCGCCGTCGAACAGATCGTCGAGGCGTTGAACCAGAGAGGCCATGCCGTCAACGAGGCTCTGGTCCTCCTGCTCGGCGTGGCGTACAAGCCGGACACCAACGACGTGCGCAACGCGCCGGCGCTGGTCATCATCGACCGGTTGCTGAATCGCGGCGCGCGTGTTCTGTATCACGACCCGCACGTTCCCCGCCTGGAAATCCCGGGCCACGGCGCCAAGAACTCCGTCCAGCTCCACGACGAGTTGCTTGAAGCCGCGGACATCACGGTGCTGCTGACGCGCCACCCAGGCCTGGACTACGAGCGTGTGCAGCGCGTGTCGAGGCGCTTCCTCGACCTGACGCATGGCACCCCGGCCGTCATGGCGAGCGACGACGACGCCGCCGCGGCGGACGACCAGGCCGGCAGCGCGGGATGA